Proteins from a genomic interval of Azospirillaceae bacterium:
- a CDS encoding sigma-70 family RNA polymerase sigma factor, whose product MTPPERHAGTGTNAGRDAADAWLVAVGRARDRAAFARLFAAFAPRIKAYLLRQGADRAAADELVQEVMMLVWRRAETFDPVQASAATWMFTIARNKRIDALRRERRPEIDAQDLALVPEPAESADRRIEATQSGARLRKALEDLPPEQAELLRQAYYEGKPHSLIAEESGLPLGTVKSRIRLALGRLRIWLKDS is encoded by the coding sequence ATGACCCCGCCCGAACGGCACGCCGGGACCGGAACGAATGCCGGCCGGGATGCCGCCGATGCGTGGCTGGTGGCGGTCGGGCGGGCGCGGGACCGGGCGGCGTTCGCCCGGCTGTTCGCCGCCTTCGCGCCCCGGATCAAGGCCTACCTGCTGCGCCAGGGGGCCGACCGGGCCGCCGCCGACGAGCTGGTGCAGGAGGTGATGATGCTGGTCTGGCGCCGGGCCGAAACCTTCGATCCCGTCCAGGCGAGCGCCGCCACCTGGATGTTCACGATCGCGCGCAACAAGCGCATCGACGCCCTGCGGCGGGAACGGCGGCCCGAAATCGACGCGCAGGACCTCGCCCTGGTGCCCGAACCGGCCGAATCCGCCGACCGGAGGATCGAGGCCACCCAGTCGGGCGCGCGGCTCCGCAAGGCATTGGAGGACCTGCCGCCGGAACAGGCCGAACTGTTGCGCCAAGCCTATTACGAGGGCAAACCCCACAGCCTCATCGCCGAGGAGTCCGGGCTTCCCCTCGGCACCGTGAAATCCCGTATCCGGCTGGCCCTGGGCCGGCTGCGGATATGGCTGAAGGACTCCTGA
- a CDS encoding invasion associated locus B family protein → MPTVERFRNPARALTMLFAILATAPALAQQDPNHVGTYRNWSVFTLQEAAGRACFMASKPTKTEPGNVKRGEVYVTITHRPGEKVFDEVSFVAGYTFKPNSEVTVQVGNQTFTLFTDGDTAWARDESTDKGLAQAIRGGASMVVKGTSNRGTNTTDTYSLTGTGQAYGELNKACNVRR, encoded by the coding sequence ATGCCAACGGTTGAGCGTTTCCGCAATCCCGCCCGCGCCTTGACGATGCTGTTCGCGATCCTGGCGACCGCGCCGGCCCTGGCCCAGCAGGATCCGAACCATGTCGGAACATACAGGAACTGGAGCGTCTTCACGCTCCAGGAGGCGGCCGGGCGCGCCTGCTTCATGGCCAGCAAGCCTACCAAAACCGAACCGGGCAACGTCAAACGGGGCGAGGTCTACGTTACCATCACCCATCGCCCCGGCGAGAAGGTGTTCGACGAGGTCAGCTTCGTCGCCGGTTACACCTTCAAACCCAATAGCGAGGTGACGGTTCAGGTCGGCAACCAGACCTTCACCCTGTTCACCGATGGCGACACCGCCTGGGCACGGGACGAGTCGACCGACAAGGGGTTGGCCCAGGCCATCCGCGGTGGTGCCAGCATGGTGGTCAAGGGCACCTCGAACCGCGGCACCAACACCACCGACACCTACAGCCTGACCGGCACCGGCCAAGCCTATGGCGAGCTGAACAAGGCCTGCAACGTACGCCGGTGA